The DNA window GGACATGATCCTGTTGAGACTGAAACACCACGCCCCGCCCGAGTAAGCCCTCTAACGGGGCGTCTCCTGCTTGCCTTGGCGTCTGCGGCGTCTGCGAAATGGTCTTGATGTGCATGGGTAGAGTTGAACTACCGACCTCACGCTTATCAGGCGTGCGCTCTAACCACCTGAGCTACAGGCCCGGGAAACGGCCGTTAAGTTGGCCGTTGGACCTCCGAATCACCGTTGGACCTCCGCTTCGCCGACGCCGGCCGCCTCGCGCCCCCCAACGGCTAACGGCCAACGGCTGTCCTGGTCACTCCCCCCACTCCCGCTTCGGCCGTCCACCACCGCCGCGCCGAGGCTCGCCGTCGTCATCGAACTCCTCGTCGAAGTCGTCGTAGTCCTCGTAGTCCTCTTCTTCGTCGACCTCGTCCTCGGCCTCGTCGTCGTCCAGGCCCTCGTCCTTGAACTCATCGTCCTCTTCGAAGTCTTCCAGACCCTCGAACTCCTCTTCCTCTTCGTCGGTGCGGCGCCCGCGCTGCGTGGTACGCGGTTCCGACGCCCTCTGCCGGGTCATTGCTGCCTCCAGAAAAAGTTCCAGCCCGTTTCAACGCTACCCGACGTCATTCGGCCGCCGCCCGCGCGGCCCGATTCATCTTCCTGCGCTCGTTCTGGCCCAGGGCCCGCTTGCGAAGGCGGATCGCCTTCGGCGTGACCTCGATCAGCTCATCGTCCTCGATGTACTCGAGTGCGAGTTCCAGGGTAACCGCCCTCGGCGGTTCAAGCAAGACGTTCTCGTCCGACCCGGAAGCCCGCATGTTGGTGAGCTTCTTCCCCTTGGCCGGGTTCACGTCCAGGTCCCCCGGCCGGCAGTGCTCGCCCACCACCATCCCCTCGTACGCCGCCTCCCCAGGACCCACGAACAACACCCCCCGCTCCTGCAAGTTGAAAAGGGCGTACCCCACTACCTCGCCCTGCACCATGCTCACCATCACACCGCGGGTCCGTCCTTGCAAGGGGCCCGCCCAGGGGCCGTACTCCAGGTACCGGTGATGGATGACCCCGGTTCCACGGGTGTCGGTCAGGAAGTCCGACCGGTAGCCGAACAGCCCGCGCGCCGGGATCCGGAAACTCATCCGCACCATCCCCATCCCGGGGTTCTTCATCTCCAAGAGCTCGGCGCGGCGCGGGCCGAGCTTCTCCATGACGATGCCCACGAACGCCTCGGGCACGTCTATCATCAGTTCCTCGTAAGGCTCGAGCAGCTGCCCGTCAGTCCCTTCGTGGGTGATCACCCGCGGCCGCGAGACCAGGAACTCGTAGCCCTCGCGCCGCATCGTCTCCATGAGGATGGACAGGTGCAGCTCTCCGCGCCCCGAGACCTTGAACGTGTCGGGAGAGTCGGTCTCCTCCACCTTCAGCGAGACGTTCTTCTCCACCTCGCGGAACAGCCGCTCGCGCAGCTGCCGGCTGGTGATGTACTTCCCGTCGCGACCCGCGAAGGGGCCGCTGTTCACGACGAAGTCCACCGCGATCGTCGGTTCCTCCACGGCGATCCCCTCCACCCGGTCCGGCGCCTCGGGGTCGGTCACCGTCATGCCGATCTCGACGCCCTCGAGCCCCGACAGGGCGACGATCTCGCCCGCGCTCGCTGCCTCGATCTCGACCCGCGCCAGTCCCTCGAAGCCGTGCAGCTTCTGGACCTTCACGCGAGGGAACGTTCCCTCCGCCACCCTTCCCGGCTCGCCCAGCGGCAGGAGCGCAACGGTGTCGCCCACCCGCATCGTCCCGCGCAGGATCCGCCCGATCGCTATCCGCCCCACGTACGGCGAGTGGTCTATGGTCGAGACCAGCATCTGGAACGGCCCCAGGGCGGCGACCGGCGGCGGCACGTGCGCGATGATGGCCTCGAAGAGCGGCGTGAGGTCTGCGCCCGAAGGCCAGGCATGCCCCGAATGGTCCCGCTCCCCGCTCCCCGCTCCCCCCGGAAGCTCGTGAAACGCCACCCCATGCCGGCCGCTCGCGTAGAGGAAGGGCGCGTCCAGCTGCTCGGGCGACGCCTCGAGGTCTATGAGCAGGTCGAGCACCTCGTCGTGCACCCTTAGCGGCTCGGCGTCCTGCCGGTCGATCTTGTTGATGATGACGATGGGCCGGAGCCCCAAGGCGAGCGCCTTCCGGGTCACGAAGCGCGTCTGAGGCATGGGACCTTCGGCGGCGTCCACCAGGATCAGCACGCCGTTCACCATCTTGAGTATGCGCTCGACCTCGCCCCCGAAGTCGGCGTGCCCGGGCGTATCCACGATGTTGATCTTGACGTCGCCCCAGCGCACCGCCGTGTTCTTGGCGAGGATGGTGATGCCCCGCTCACGCTCCAGCGGGTTGGAGTCCATGACGCGCTCCATCACCTGCTGGCCGACCCGGAAAACACCCGCCTGGCGAAGCATCTGGTCCACCAGCGTCGTCTTGCCGTGGTCCACGTGGGCGATGATAGCGATGTTGCGGATCTGCACTGGGAAGGAGCCTACTTCGCGAGAAAGACGGTGTCCGGTTTCAGGTGTTGGGTGTCGGCGTGCGGCAAGGTAGTGGGGCCCCGGGACGGCGGCAAGGGGCTGGAGGTCACCTCATCACGTCGTCACAAATCTCCTCTTTTTCCAGCTGGACGGTCACATGCTGGATCCCGAAATCCTTCACGCGCCGGGTGATCTCCTCCAGCACACTCTGATGCTGCCCCGGGTCCGGCACAGTGGCATGCCCGCTCATCGCCACGATCCCGCTGCTGACAGTCCACACGTGAAGGTCGTGCACGCCGCGCACGTTGGGCACCGCCGCGATGGCCGCCTCCAGCTCCGGCATCGAGACGTGGGCCGGGGCCGCCTCGAGGAGCACGTCCACCGACTTCCGCACCAGGCGCAAAGCACTCGCCAGGAGCAGCAGCGAAAGCCCGATCGAGATAAGAGGGTCGGCGGCGAGCCAGCCGGTGGCGAGGATCACGGCGCCCGCGGCGATCGCTCCCAGCGAGCCGACGATGTCGCTGAGCACGTGCAGGTAGGCGCCGTGGACGTTGAGGCTCTCGCCCTTGCCGCGGTGCAGCAGCACCATGGCCGCCAGGTTGGCGGCGAGCCCCAGGGTCGCGACCGTGAACAGGATGCCCGGTCTGATCGGGGCCGGCTCCGCCAGCCGCCGGACCGCCTCGATCACGATCCACCCCGTGACGACCAGCAGGACCGCTCCGTTCACCAGCGCGGCGAGGATCTCGACCCGGTACCAGCCGTAGGTCTTGCCCGCGCTCGGGGGCCGCGCCGCGATCCGGGCCGCGAAGAGCGAGAGGGCCAGGGCGCCGGCGTCGGTCAGCATGTGCCCCGCGTCGGCGAGCAGCGCGAGCGACCCCGAGACGAACCCGCCGACCGCTTCCACGACCGTGAATAGCACCGTGATCACGAGCGCCCAGCCGAGGGCGCGGTTGCTCCGCCCCCGCTCCGGACGGTGCACGCACGGCGCCGCCGGCGCCGCCGGCGCCGCCGCGGCCGCCGCGGCCGCCGCTACGGCCGGCGTGCGTGTCACCCCTGCCCCGTGTAGTTTGGGTGTCCCATGGACGGCGTTTCCCTCTCCTCCATCCTCTGGCGGCTCGGCCTCGTCCTGCTGCTGGTGCTGGCGAACGCGTTCTTCGTCGCCGCCGAGTTCGCGCTGGTCGCGTCGCGCCGCACCCGCATAGAGGCGATGATACGCCGCGGCGACACAAAAGCCAAGCTGGTGCGGCGCGCCATCCAGACGCTCGACCGGTACATCGGCGCCACCCAGCTCGGCATCACCCTGGCCAGCCTGGGACTGGGCTGGGTGGGCGAGCCTGCAGTGGCGGGGACCATCGAGGTCCTGTTCGCGCGGCTGCCCGCGCCGCTGGACGCGGTCCTCACCCACGGCGTCGCCAGCACCATCGCCTTCGCCTTCATCACCTTCCTGCACATTGTGTTGGGCGAGCTCGCCCCCAAGACGCTGGCGCTGCTGCACCCGGAGGACACCAGCCGCTGGGTCGCCGGCCCGCTCATCGTGTTCGCGGTGGCGACCAACCCCTTCATCTGGCTGCTGAACGGCACGGCGAACGCGGTGATCCGCCTCCTGGGGATGAAGACGCCCGGCGAGCACGAGCGGGTCCACTCGCCCGAGGAGATCCGGATGCTGGTCGACCAGAGCCAGCGCGCCGGGAAGCTCGAGCGCGACGACGCGCGGCTCCTCGCCGGCGTCTTCGAGTTCTCGGAGAAGAACGCGCGCGCGGTGATGACGCCCCGCACCGAGATAGTCGCGATCCCGGTGGACGAGACTCCGGCCCAGGCCGCCGACCGGATCGCGGCCGCCGGACGGTCCCGCTACCCGGTGTTCCGCGCTTCGCTCGACGACATCGCCGGCATCGTCCACGCCAAGGACATCCTCGCCGCGATCCGCAGCGCCGGCGAGCCCGCGAGCCTCGAAAGCCTGCTCCGGCCCGCCCACTTCGTCCCCGGCTCGCGCGAGGTCGAGGACGTGCTCGCCGACATGAAGCTGCTCAAGACGCACCTGGTCATCGTGCTCGACGAGTACGGCGGCACGGCGGGGCTGGTGACGATGGAGGACCTGCTGGAGGAGATCGTCGGACCGATCGAGGACGAGTACGACCGGCCGCGGCGCGCCGCGGCGCCCGCGGCCGCGGGGAGCACCACCTTCGCCGGCGACGCCGCCTTGACCGACGTGAGCGAGCGCGGCGGGGTCCGGCTCGAAAGCGACGATTACAGCACCCTGGGAGGGTACCTCTTCGGCGCGCTGGGACGGCTTCCCAAGGTGGGGGACCGGATCGAAGTTGAAGGCGGGGTTTTTGAGGTTACTACGATGGACGGTAGAAGAGTGGCGGAGGCGAAGTTACAGAAGCCGTGATCCCAACCTGCGCACTATTGCCGCGGCGAGCGCAACGGCCTCCCTCATGGACGACGGATCCGCGACACCCTTCCCAGCGATGTCCGTAGCAGTGCCGTGGTCCGGCGAAGTACGCGGAACCGGCAGTCCCAGAGTGACGTTCACGGCGTGGCCGAACGACGCGACCTTGATCGCCGTCATCCCCACGTCGTGGTAAGGAGCCAGCACCGCGTCGAACTCCCCGCGCATGGCGCGCACGAACACGGTGTCGGCCGGCAGCGGCCCCGGGATGCCGAGCGTCTCCGCCGCGGGCCGAAGGATCCGGTCGTCCTCGTTGCCGAAGAGTCCGCCCTCGCCGGCGTGCGGGTTCACCGCGCAGAGCGCGAGCCGAGGCTCGGCGATCCCGAACCAGTCGCGCAGCCCCTGCCGCGCGATCTCCCCGATCGCGACGATGCGTTCGGGAGTGAGGATGGAGAGGGCATCGCGCAACGCCAGGTGCGTCGTCACCAGCACCACGCGCAGGCGGTCCGACGCGAGCATCATCGCGGCCTGTTTCGCACCGGTGAGCTCCCGCAGCAGCTCGGTGTGACCGGGGAAGCGGTAGCCGGCGGCGTTGAGCGCCCGCTTGTCGCCCGGCGCCGTGACGATCGCGTCCACCTCTCCCGCCTTCCAGAGCCGCACCGCCTCTTCCACCGCGCGCCCCGTCAGGCGTCCGGCCCGCACCAGTGGATCGCTCTCACCTCCGTCCCAGACCCCGACGCCTACCTGCCGGGCGGCGGCGATGCCCGCGATCACGTCGTCCGGGCCGACGACCACGCACTCAGCCTCAGGCGCCGGTAGCGCCGCGGCCACGACCTCGGCGCCGATGCCGCGGGGGTCACCGGTGGTGATGGCCAGACGTGGAGTGGGGATGACCGTCTCCTGTACACTGTACCCTGCGAACCGCTGCAACTCCGCAACTCTGCAACTCTGCTACACCTGCAACTCTGCCAACTCAATTCCGGGTTACAGCCTGATGTCCACGTACACCTGCCGCCGCAGCGTCTGCAGCAACTCGCGGATCGCCTTCTCCTGTTGGACGTCGGCACGCAGCCGCTCGCGCACTTCCTCGAAGTTGAACGGGCGT is part of the Gemmatimonadales bacterium genome and encodes:
- the typA gene encoding translational GTPase TypA, giving the protein MQIRNIAIIAHVDHGKTTLVDQMLRQAGVFRVGQQVMERVMDSNPLERERGITILAKNTAVRWGDVKINIVDTPGHADFGGEVERILKMVNGVLILVDAAEGPMPQTRFVTRKALALGLRPIVIINKIDRQDAEPLRVHDEVLDLLIDLEASPEQLDAPFLYASGRHGVAFHELPGGAGSGERDHSGHAWPSGADLTPLFEAIIAHVPPPVAALGPFQMLVSTIDHSPYVGRIAIGRILRGTMRVGDTVALLPLGEPGRVAEGTFPRVKVQKLHGFEGLARVEIEAASAGEIVALSGLEGVEIGMTVTDPEAPDRVEGIAVEEPTIAVDFVVNSGPFAGRDGKYITSRQLRERLFREVEKNVSLKVEETDSPDTFKVSGRGELHLSILMETMRREGYEFLVSRPRVITHEGTDGQLLEPYEELMIDVPEAFVGIVMEKLGPRRAELLEMKNPGMGMVRMSFRIPARGLFGYRSDFLTDTRGTGVIHHRYLEYGPWAGPLQGRTRGVMVSMVQGEVVGYALFNLQERGVLFVGPGEAAYEGMVVGEHCRPGDLDVNPAKGKKLTNMRASGSDENVLLEPPRAVTLELALEYIEDDELIEVTPKAIRLRKRALGQNERRKMNRAARAAAE
- a CDS encoding cation diffusion facilitator family transporter; the encoded protein is MTRTPAVAAAAAAAAAPAAPAAPCVHRPERGRSNRALGWALVITVLFTVVEAVGGFVSGSLALLADAGHMLTDAGALALSLFAARIAARPPSAGKTYGWYRVEILAALVNGAVLLVVTGWIVIEAVRRLAEPAPIRPGILFTVATLGLAANLAAMVLLHRGKGESLNVHGAYLHVLSDIVGSLGAIAAGAVILATGWLAADPLISIGLSLLLLASALRLVRKSVDVLLEAAPAHVSMPELEAAIAAVPNVRGVHDLHVWTVSSGIVAMSGHATVPDPGQHQSVLEEITRRVKDFGIQHVTVQLEKEEICDDVMR
- a CDS encoding hemolysin family protein; this translates as MDGVSLSSILWRLGLVLLLVLANAFFVAAEFALVASRRTRIEAMIRRGDTKAKLVRRAIQTLDRYIGATQLGITLASLGLGWVGEPAVAGTIEVLFARLPAPLDAVLTHGVASTIAFAFITFLHIVLGELAPKTLALLHPEDTSRWVAGPLIVFAVATNPFIWLLNGTANAVIRLLGMKTPGEHERVHSPEEIRMLVDQSQRAGKLERDDARLLAGVFEFSEKNARAVMTPRTEIVAIPVDETPAQAADRIAAAGRSRYPVFRASLDDIAGIVHAKDILAAIRSAGEPASLESLLRPAHFVPGSREVEDVLADMKLLKTHLVIVLDEYGGTAGLVTMEDLLEEIVGPIEDEYDRPRRAAAPAAAGSTTFAGDAALTDVSERGGVRLESDDYSTLGGYLFGALGRLPKVGDRIEVEGGVFEVTTMDGRRVAEAKLQKP
- the pdxA gene encoding 4-hydroxythreonine-4-phosphate dehydrogenase PdxA, which gives rise to MQRFAGYSVQETVIPTPRLAITTGDPRGIGAEVVAAALPAPEAECVVVGPDDVIAGIAAARQVGVGVWDGGESDPLVRAGRLTGRAVEEAVRLWKAGEVDAIVTAPGDKRALNAAGYRFPGHTELLRELTGAKQAAMMLASDRLRVVLVTTHLALRDALSILTPERIVAIGEIARQGLRDWFGIAEPRLALCAVNPHAGEGGLFGNEDDRILRPAAETLGIPGPLPADTVFVRAMRGEFDAVLAPYHDVGMTAIKVASFGHAVNVTLGLPVPRTSPDHGTATDIAGKGVADPSSMREAVALAAAIVRRLGSRLL